The region CACCACCACCAAGCTCAACGCCCAGGGCGAGGCGCTGCGCCAGGACGAGCTGGACGCCGTCGTCGCCCGCCTCCTCCAGGTCGCCCACCCCGGCGACTGGGTCGTGCTGTGCGGGTCCCTCCCGCCGGGGGTCCCCGACGACGTCTACGCCACCGTGACCGGGACGCTGCGCGAGGCCGGGATGCGCGTCGTCGTCGACACCTCCGGCCCCGCCCTGACCGCCGCGCTCGCCGCCGCCCCGGACCTCGTCAAGCCCAACGCGGAGGAGCTGGCCCAGGCCGTCGGCCGGCCGGTCGTGACGGTGGGCGACGCCGTCGCCGCCGCCCAGGAGGTGCGCGAGCGCGGCGTGGAGACCGTCGTGATCTCCCTCGGCGCGGCCGGCGCCGTCCTGGTCGACGGCGAGGGGGTCCTCGCAGGCACCTCGCGCGCCGCCGAGGTGCGGTCCTCGGTCGGCGCCGGCGACTGCTTCCTCGCCGGCTACCTCGGCGCGCGGGACGCGGGCCGCGACCGCGCCCTCACCACCGCGCTCGCCTACGGCGCCGCCGCGGTGCAGCTCCCCGGGTCGCAGGTCCCGGGGCCCGACGACGTCGACCTCGCCGCCGCACGCATCCTCACGTCCGAGGAGCT is a window of Litorihabitans aurantiacus DNA encoding:
- the pfkB gene encoding 1-phosphofructokinase: MNAATRPTTIVTVTLNPSVDRTIEIARLERGRVSRATGNAIHPGGKGVNVTRALLANGFDSLALLPLGGPDGRRLAELLEEEGVAHDAVAVHGETRSNITVAEPDGTTTKLNAQGEALRQDELDAVVARLLQVAHPGDWVVLCGSLPPGVPDDVYATVTGTLREAGMRVVVDTSGPALTAALAAAPDLVKPNAEELAQAVGRPVVTVGDAVAAAQEVRERGVETVVISLGAAGAVLVDGEGVLAGTSRAAEVRSSVGAGDCFLAGYLGARDAGRDRALTTALAYGAAAVQLPGSQVPGPDDVDLAAARILTSEELEASFATLVD